The Marinobacter sp. ANT_B65 genome has a segment encoding these proteins:
- the cls gene encoding cardiolipin synthase — MTIILVLHTLLVVTFTVRILLRDDLSPPGRLAWFVMLNLLPYFGSAIYFLFGETDLGNRADRRHREIFGEIKAKASWFMGEAANTEKLIDPVYLPAFRYAGSINNFYPSAGNAAELMADGEETLTRMVADIDAATNHVHLMSYIWLDDNTGHALAEALIRAAQRGITCRAMADGLGSRAMINSELWQRMKDAGVHLAVALPLKSPIRTILTSRLDLRNHRKITVIDSRITYCGSRNTADPEFRVKAKYAPWVDIMLRFTGPVVVQNQLLFASDWMQATNQSLDCIALSSAPTEGGFPAQVMGVGPTERHGATPQLFANLIACAQTKLTLSTPYFVPDATVLEALCAAAHRGVSVSLIFPRVNDSWIVATASRSYYHRLLDAGCAIHEFKGGLLHAKTLTIDDKVSLIGSSNLDLRSFDLNYENNILLQDEATTLAITERQESYISRSEVVALPAVLAWHYHQRILHNVIATIGPVL, encoded by the coding sequence ATGACTATTATTCTGGTTCTCCACACGCTGCTGGTGGTTACATTTACTGTCCGGATTCTGCTTCGTGATGACCTTTCGCCACCCGGCCGGCTGGCCTGGTTTGTGATGCTTAACCTGCTGCCCTATTTCGGCAGCGCTATTTACTTCCTGTTTGGTGAAACAGACCTGGGCAACCGGGCGGACAGGCGGCACAGGGAGATTTTCGGAGAGATCAAAGCAAAAGCTTCCTGGTTTATGGGCGAAGCAGCCAACACAGAGAAACTGATCGATCCGGTTTATCTGCCCGCATTTCGCTACGCGGGTTCGATCAACAACTTCTATCCTTCCGCGGGTAATGCTGCCGAGCTGATGGCCGACGGCGAAGAAACACTTACCCGGATGGTCGCTGACATTGATGCCGCCACAAATCACGTCCACCTGATGTCTTACATCTGGCTTGATGACAATACAGGCCATGCCCTGGCTGAAGCACTGATCCGGGCGGCCCAGAGAGGCATTACATGCAGGGCCATGGCTGACGGGCTGGGATCCCGGGCGATGATCAACTCCGAACTCTGGCAACGCATGAAAGATGCGGGCGTTCATCTTGCGGTTGCACTGCCACTGAAGTCTCCCATCCGCACTATTCTGACCAGCCGTCTGGATCTGCGAAATCATCGGAAAATCACAGTGATCGATTCGCGAATCACATACTGTGGCAGCCGTAATACCGCCGACCCCGAGTTTCGTGTGAAAGCGAAGTATGCCCCTTGGGTTGATATTATGCTCAGATTTACCGGGCCGGTTGTTGTGCAGAACCAGCTTCTGTTTGCCAGTGACTGGATGCAGGCAACCAATCAGTCACTGGATTGCATCGCATTGTCTTCTGCCCCCACCGAGGGCGGCTTTCCGGCACAGGTTATGGGGGTAGGGCCAACTGAGCGCCATGGAGCCACACCCCAGCTCTTCGCTAACCTGATTGCCTGCGCCCAGACGAAGCTGACCCTGTCTACACCATATTTTGTTCCCGACGCGACGGTTCTGGAAGCCTTGTGTGCAGCCGCCCATCGTGGTGTTTCCGTATCACTGATCTTTCCCAGGGTGAACGATAGCTGGATTGTGGCGACGGCCAGCCGGAGTTATTACCATAGGCTGCTTGATGCGGGGTGCGCTATTCACGAGTTCAAGGGAGGGCTGCTGCATGCAAAAACCCTCACGATTGATGACAAGGTCAGCCTGATCGGATCTTCGAATCTTGATTTACGCAGTTTTGATCTGAACTATGAAAACAACATTCTTCTGCAGGATGAAGCAACAACTCTTGCTATCACAGAGCGTCAGGAAAGTTATATTAGCCGCTCTGAAGTTGTAGCCTTACCTGCGGTTCTGGCCTGGCATTACCACCAGCGCATCCTGCACAACGTTATCGCAACCATTGGCCCGGTTCTTTAA
- a CDS encoding DUF192 domain-containing protein — protein MDFQNRIPVAYLMRYQCALLCFATLLAGCSSGTGAEPSAGLPVAEGCFVTDTGTVSVSLELATRQPERSKGLMGRESLAASSGMLFKYQQQQTAEHGFWMYQTLIPLDIAYLDENDAIGNILQMVPCASSNGTRCPSYPAGVKFISAVEMNAGFFEANGIGPGDHLRLGKENCKAP, from the coding sequence GTGGATTTTCAAAACCGGATACCGGTTGCGTACCTGATGCGGTATCAATGCGCCCTGCTCTGTTTTGCCACCTTACTGGCGGGATGCTCTTCAGGCACGGGCGCTGAGCCTTCGGCTGGTTTGCCGGTTGCTGAAGGGTGCTTCGTGACAGACACAGGCACAGTCAGTGTCAGCCTTGAACTCGCAACCAGACAACCGGAGCGCAGCAAGGGCCTGATGGGCAGAGAGAGCCTGGCGGCCAGTTCCGGCATGCTGTTTAAATACCAGCAGCAACAGACCGCGGAACATGGCTTCTGGATGTACCAGACGCTCATTCCCTTGGACATTGCATACCTTGATGAAAATGACGCAATCGGCAACATCCTGCAAATGGTGCCCTGCGCCTCATCCAACGGAACCCGGTGCCCCAGCTATCCCGCCGGCGTAAAATTTATTTCTGCAGTAGAAATGAACGCCGGCTTTTTTGAGGCGAATGGAATCGGGCCTGGGGATCACCTCCGGCTGGGAAAAGAGAACTGCAAAGCCCCTTAA
- a CDS encoding PhnE/PtxC family ABC transporter permease — MFASPTVRISFIFLAIALVGLLFADIAITASNPWRDLGNFFLGMATPNFFSSEGLMTALLRTVAFAFVGVALGSIAGFLLALAYQSLPVRIFCAFIRAIHELFWALIFLQFFGFHPLTGVLAIAIPYAGIFAKVYSEILEEADPEPGRVLPPGTGNITAFLYTRIPDCWVKMRTYTAYRLECGLRSSAILGFVGLPTLGFYLEASFSQGLYSDAGAMLILFYVLIATMPLWVRPKLLPVYVLGAPFFLGEGLPIVWGNVQRFFTEDIVPAPIRNGEGLTGLMPWLSDLAVNEAMPGIWNTIVLTQIALVATGILSLLAFPLISNHFGGPIRRNAGHVFLVIARSTPEYILAYILLQLWGPSMLPAVVALALHNGGIIGHLIGRQTNSLRLRPDAATGFNRYSWELVPRVYRSFLAFLFYRWEIIMRETAILGILGIYTLGFYVDSAIQNIRFDRAMVLILVTALLNIGVDALGRYIRRKLALQTMPTC; from the coding sequence ATGTTCGCTTCCCCTACGGTTCGTATCAGCTTTATTTTCCTGGCCATCGCTTTGGTCGGGCTTCTGTTTGCGGATATCGCCATCACAGCCTCCAATCCCTGGCGGGATCTGGGCAATTTCTTCCTGGGAATGGCAACCCCCAACTTTTTCAGCAGCGAAGGGTTGATGACCGCACTGCTGAGAACCGTCGCCTTTGCTTTTGTTGGCGTGGCTCTTGGCAGTATCGCCGGCTTTTTGCTGGCGCTGGCTTACCAGTCCCTGCCCGTGCGTATATTCTGTGCCTTTATCCGCGCCATTCACGAACTTTTCTGGGCGCTGATCTTCCTGCAGTTCTTTGGCTTTCATCCGCTCACGGGTGTGCTGGCCATTGCCATTCCCTATGCCGGAATCTTTGCCAAGGTATATTCGGAAATTCTGGAAGAAGCTGATCCGGAGCCAGGCCGTGTATTGCCTCCGGGCACAGGGAACATTACTGCATTCCTCTATACCCGGATTCCGGATTGCTGGGTGAAGATGCGTACCTACACAGCCTACAGGCTGGAATGTGGCCTGCGTTCCAGTGCGATCCTTGGCTTCGTTGGCTTGCCCACACTAGGCTTCTATCTGGAGGCATCCTTCTCTCAAGGGCTTTATTCCGACGCCGGTGCAATGCTGATTCTGTTTTATGTCCTGATCGCCACCATGCCCCTCTGGGTACGGCCAAAGCTCCTGCCGGTTTATGTTCTCGGAGCACCCTTTTTTCTTGGTGAAGGCTTGCCGATTGTCTGGGGCAATGTTCAACGGTTTTTCACGGAAGATATAGTACCGGCTCCTATACGTAACGGTGAAGGCCTGACGGGCCTGATGCCCTGGTTAAGTGATCTGGCGGTAAATGAAGCCATGCCTGGCATCTGGAATACCATAGTGCTAACCCAGATTGCGCTGGTGGCTACAGGTATCCTTTCGCTGCTGGCATTCCCCCTCATTTCCAACCATTTCGGTGGCCCCATAAGACGCAACGCCGGCCATGTGTTTCTGGTTATAGCGCGCTCAACACCTGAATACATTCTGGCTTATATTCTGCTGCAGCTCTGGGGGCCATCCATGTTGCCTGCGGTGGTTGCCCTGGCATTGCACAACGGCGGAATTATCGGGCACCTGATTGGCAGGCAAACCAATTCCCTCAGGCTCCGCCCGGATGCAGCAACCGGTTTTAACCGTTACAGCTGGGAACTGGTACCTCGCGTGTATCGTTCATTCCTTGCGTTTCTGTTCTATCGCTGGGAAATCATCATGAGAGAAACGGCAATTCTGGGGATTCTGGGGATTTACACTCTTGGTTTTTATGTAGACAGCGCTATACAGAACATCCGCTTTGACCGGGCCATGGTACTGATTCTGGTAACCGCCCTGCTCAATATTGGTGTTGACGCGCTGGGACGTTATATTCGGCGCAAGCTTGCCCTGCAAACCATGCCTACCTGCTGA
- a CDS encoding ABC transporter permease, which translates to MNFYGVKAIYSFEMSRMGRTLMQSVLSPVISTCLYFIVFGSAIGSRMGNIDNIEYAAYIIPGLVMLSLLMQSISNASFGIYMPKFSGTIYEVLSAPVSYVEVVLGYVGAAATKSVILGLIILATARLFVDYSVLHPFWMLSFLVLTAVTFSLFGFIIGIWADGFEKLQIVPMMIVTPLTFLGGTFYSIDMLPEVWQTISLFNPVVYLISGFRWAFYGVSDVHVGVSVGMTLLFLAACMAGIWWIFKTGYRLRT; encoded by the coding sequence ATGAATTTTTACGGTGTTAAAGCCATATATAGTTTTGAAATGTCCCGCATGGGACGCACCCTGATGCAAAGCGTGCTCTCGCCGGTCATCTCTACCTGCCTGTATTTTATTGTCTTTGGCTCGGCCATTGGTTCTCGCATGGGCAATATCGACAACATTGAATATGCTGCCTACATCATTCCCGGGCTGGTGATGCTCTCTCTGCTGATGCAGAGCATCTCGAACGCCTCTTTCGGTATCTATATGCCAAAGTTTTCGGGAACCATATACGAGGTGCTGTCTGCTCCAGTGTCCTATGTTGAAGTTGTTCTCGGTTATGTGGGCGCTGCTGCCACAAAGTCGGTAATACTGGGCCTGATCATACTGGCCACCGCCAGACTGTTTGTGGACTACAGCGTTCTGCACCCTTTCTGGATGCTATCATTCCTGGTATTGACCGCCGTAACCTTCAGCCTGTTCGGTTTTATCATCGGTATATGGGCGGACGGCTTCGAGAAACTCCAGATAGTTCCGATGATGATTGTGACCCCCCTGACCTTTCTGGGAGGCACCTTCTATTCCATCGATATGTTGCCCGAGGTCTGGCAGACCATCAGCCTGTTTAACCCGGTTGTCTATCTGATCAGCGGCTTTCGCTGGGCCTTTTATGGCGTTTCGGATGTACACGTGGGCGTGAGCGTGGGCATGACCCTGTTGTTCCTGGCGGCCTGTATGGCAGGTATCTGGTGGATTTTCAAAACCGGATACCGGTTGCGTACCTGA
- a CDS encoding LysE family translocator, producing MSLILPMTAFALAASISPGPVNLVCLSSGTRYPLSKGLIFVTGATLGFIVLFVTIGLGLYSVLTVVPGFNAFLRWAGVAFLLYLSVQLFLDDGRLPEGETQKAPGFITGAIMQWLNPKAWLASASGIGAYTSCHDFREVIMFAMLYMPICWLSLSCWVYAGVYLRRYIQRPIVLRILNRALALLLAASCIYLLIE from the coding sequence ATATCATTGATTTTACCAATGACGGCTTTTGCCCTGGCGGCTTCCATTTCGCCCGGCCCCGTAAACCTGGTGTGTCTGAGCAGCGGCACCCGCTACCCCCTTTCCAAAGGGCTAATCTTCGTTACCGGTGCGACTCTGGGGTTCATCGTCCTTTTCGTTACTATAGGTCTGGGGCTTTATTCTGTGCTGACGGTTGTACCAGGGTTCAACGCATTCTTGCGCTGGGCCGGCGTCGCATTTTTGCTTTATCTTAGTGTGCAGCTTTTTCTCGATGACGGGCGCCTGCCAGAGGGCGAAACCCAAAAGGCACCGGGGTTTATAACCGGCGCGATCATGCAGTGGCTCAACCCGAAAGCGTGGCTAGCTTCAGCTTCGGGGATTGGGGCTTACACGAGTTGTCACGACTTCCGTGAAGTCATCATGTTTGCGATGCTCTATATGCCCATCTGCTGGCTGTCACTAAGTTGCTGGGTTTACGCTGGAGTTTATCTGCGACGGTACATTCAACGCCCCATTGTTCTGAGGATACTGAACCGGGCACTCGCACTGTTACTTGCCGCCAGCTGTATCTATCTGCTGATTGAGTAA
- a CDS encoding ADP-polyphosphate phosphotransferase, which yields MKAKFDTDQFRVKEDQAVDLAQWPTEVDPFYSSKKDYKKRLRRQVTELSDLQQMHYASNRYAVLFIFQAMDAAGKDGAIRHVMSGVNPQGCQVFSFKHPSAKEVNHDFLWRTNKALPERGHIGIFNRSYYEEVLIARVHPHILHSENLPDSLRDDNAIWKGRYRSIDEMEAHLHRNGTRICKFFLHLSKDEQRRRFLDRIDETDKNWKFSMADIEERKFWDDYMDAYEACLSNTSTEHAPWYVVPADDKKNARLIISQIIINTFNSLPMAYPKVSSERKRELKKIRKMLAD from the coding sequence ATGAAGGCGAAGTTTGATACAGACCAATTCCGCGTAAAAGAAGATCAGGCTGTGGACCTCGCCCAATGGCCAACAGAGGTGGACCCCTTTTACTCATCAAAAAAAGACTATAAAAAACGCCTCCGACGCCAGGTAACAGAGTTAAGCGATCTTCAACAAATGCACTATGCATCTAATCGCTATGCAGTTCTTTTTATTTTCCAGGCGATGGACGCCGCCGGTAAAGACGGCGCTATTCGCCATGTAATGTCCGGTGTAAATCCCCAGGGTTGTCAGGTTTTCAGCTTCAAGCACCCAAGCGCCAAGGAGGTGAATCATGATTTTCTCTGGCGCACGAACAAGGCTCTTCCTGAGCGGGGCCACATTGGCATTTTTAATCGTTCCTATTATGAGGAAGTGCTGATTGCCCGTGTGCATCCGCATATTCTGCATAGTGAAAACCTGCCCGACTCATTGCGTGATGATAACGCTATCTGGAAGGGCCGTTACCGTTCCATTGATGAAATGGAAGCGCACTTGCACCGTAACGGCACACGTATCTGCAAGTTTTTTCTGCACCTGTCAAAAGACGAGCAACGCCGTCGTTTTCTCGACCGGATAGATGAGACAGACAAAAACTGGAAGTTCAGCATGGCTGATATTGAAGAGCGGAAATTCTGGGATGATTATATGGATGCTTATGAAGCCTGCCTGAGTAATACCAGTACCGAGCACGCCCCCTGGTATGTGGTGCCTGCTGACGATAAAAAGAACGCCCGGTTGATAATTTCCCAGATCATAATCAATACGTTTAACAGTCTGCCGATGGCTTACCCGAAAGTCTCTTCTGAGCGTAAGCGCGAGCTTAAAAAGATACGCAAAATGTTAGCCGACTGA
- a CDS encoding AraC family transcriptional regulator codes for MKDPSKPVFWRDWRMPYVELRKVVDGRQVCYAPHSHTQWSLGAITEGQSTFLYRGGQFKVSAGNLVIVNPDWVHACNPIDNQPWGYLMLYVDTDWLTNLRYEAGLLETPCWEDIATATMPDHEWYAGYCRIAECLLGPDRELLEKQTAVVEYLTALMHELSGQAAEPRPKAPDNLQAVADYLKAHASEEVSLDTLCERSGYSPGHLIRSFKHHFGFTPHAYLINYRVQYGQRELKRGKPIAETAVNAGFSDQPHFQRTFKKLLAATPKQYRQSLLNQQIDTAGGK; via the coding sequence ATGAAAGACCCAAGCAAACCTGTGTTCTGGCGAGATTGGCGCATGCCTTATGTGGAGCTCCGGAAAGTCGTGGACGGAAGACAGGTCTGCTACGCCCCACACAGCCATACTCAATGGTCCCTGGGTGCTATAACTGAAGGCCAGAGCACATTTCTCTACCGGGGCGGTCAGTTTAAGGTCAGTGCAGGAAATTTGGTAATTGTGAATCCTGACTGGGTGCATGCCTGTAATCCAATCGACAATCAGCCTTGGGGCTACCTGATGCTGTATGTTGACACCGATTGGTTAACCAATTTGCGATACGAGGCGGGCCTTCTGGAAACACCTTGTTGGGAGGATATCGCGACAGCCACCATGCCTGATCACGAGTGGTATGCGGGCTATTGTCGGATTGCAGAATGTTTGCTGGGGCCGGATCGAGAGTTGCTGGAAAAGCAAACGGCTGTCGTGGAATACCTGACAGCCCTGATGCACGAACTGTCAGGCCAGGCGGCAGAACCGCGACCGAAGGCACCGGATAACTTGCAAGCGGTGGCTGACTACTTGAAGGCTCACGCATCAGAGGAGGTGTCTTTGGATACGTTGTGCGAGCGCTCCGGATACAGCCCGGGGCATTTAATACGCTCCTTTAAGCATCACTTTGGCTTCACTCCACACGCGTATCTGATCAATTACAGGGTCCAATACGGGCAACGGGAGCTGAAACGCGGCAAGCCTATTGCTGAAACTGCAGTTAATGCCGGATTTTCCGACCAGCCACATTTTCAACGCACCTTCAAGAAATTGCTGGCTGCCACGCCGAAGCAATACCGACAGTCATTACTCAATCAGCAGATAGATACAGCTGGCGGCAAGTAA
- a CDS encoding enoyl-CoA hydratase: MSNLLLKTTDENGITTLTLNQPERRNSLSMAMLDALSDALKVLATDDGTRVVVVAAAGNVFCAGHDLKEIRSELDSNDFQLALFRRCSEVMQQLVNLPKPVIARVAGVATAAGCQLVASCDLAVAADTARFATPGVNIGLFCSTPMVALSRNVSRKHAMEMLLTGELISAARAEQLGLVNRIVDEAKLDDAVYTMARTIAEKSGHTLKIGKGAFYRQLEMPLAEAYGYTAKVMAENMRADDAREGICAFLDKRKPDWKDC; this comes from the coding sequence ATGTCCAACCTGCTGTTAAAAACCACCGACGAAAACGGCATCACCACGCTAACGCTGAACCAGCCTGAGCGTCGTAACAGCCTTTCCATGGCTATGCTTGATGCGCTTTCCGACGCACTTAAGGTTCTTGCAACAGACGATGGGACCCGCGTGGTGGTTGTTGCAGCGGCAGGCAATGTGTTCTGTGCCGGGCACGATCTCAAGGAGATTCGCAGTGAGCTTGATAGCAATGATTTCCAGCTCGCTTTGTTCCGCCGGTGCAGTGAGGTAATGCAGCAGCTTGTGAATCTGCCTAAACCGGTAATTGCCCGTGTGGCTGGTGTTGCCACCGCGGCGGGGTGTCAGCTGGTTGCCAGCTGTGATCTGGCTGTTGCAGCGGATACGGCACGTTTTGCGACACCGGGTGTGAATATCGGGCTGTTCTGTTCAACGCCTATGGTGGCTTTGTCCCGCAACGTATCCCGCAAACATGCCATGGAGATGCTGCTCACCGGTGAGCTGATCAGTGCAGCACGTGCAGAGCAGCTTGGTTTGGTTAATCGTATTGTTGATGAAGCAAAGCTGGACGATGCTGTATATACCATGGCCCGCACAATTGCTGAAAAATCCGGGCATACGCTTAAGATAGGAAAGGGCGCTTTCTACAGGCAGCTGGAGATGCCTCTGGCCGAAGCATACGGCTATACGGCCAAGGTTATGGCAGAAAACATGCGTGCCGATGATGCCCGGGAAGGCATATGTGCCTTCCTGGACAAGCGTAAGCCCGACTGGAAGGATTGTTAA
- a CDS encoding GNAT family N-acetyltransferase: MSTFQTNFVVASDKQEWRALFDGYAEFYDVPMSDAIADEVWKWLLDPTHVLEGLIIRTDTGNAVGIAHVRACPRPLGGNEIGFLDDMYVSMEARGSGAADAIFEALQNLAHERGWAAIRWITQYFNDRGRAFYDRYTSGPSDFIMYQWKR, translated from the coding sequence ATGAGTACCTTCCAGACAAACTTCGTCGTGGCGAGTGATAAACAGGAATGGCGGGCTCTTTTTGACGGCTACGCCGAATTCTATGACGTACCCATGAGTGATGCTATTGCAGATGAAGTGTGGAAATGGCTATTGGACCCGACTCACGTGCTTGAAGGGTTGATCATCCGCACTGACACTGGCAATGCAGTCGGTATCGCCCATGTTCGTGCTTGCCCGCGCCCTCTTGGCGGGAACGAAATTGGGTTTCTGGATGACATGTACGTTTCCATGGAGGCTCGCGGTAGTGGGGCCGCCGACGCTATTTTCGAGGCTCTTCAGAACCTCGCTCATGAGCGAGGCTGGGCTGCTATACGCTGGATTACCCAGTACTTCAATGATCGAGGCCGAGCCTTCTATGACAGGTACACCTCGGGGCCGAGTGATTTCATCATGTACCAGTGGAAGCGGTAA
- a CDS encoding MOSC domain-containing protein — MEGDAHAGKTVKHLFLAKKAPSRKNIRQVHLIPMELLDDLNGKGFSVSPGQLGENITTQSIDLLSLPVGCKLHIGEAAIVELTALRNPCVQIENFQKGMLKEVISKDDQGKIVRKVGVMGAVTAGGSVNPDDLITVELPDPPHKNLEYIW, encoded by the coding sequence GTGGAAGGCGATGCCCACGCCGGGAAAACCGTAAAGCATCTGTTTTTGGCTAAAAAAGCCCCCTCCAGAAAAAATATCCGACAAGTTCACTTGATACCAATGGAACTCCTTGATGATCTGAACGGCAAAGGTTTTTCTGTTTCCCCAGGCCAGCTTGGTGAAAATATCACAACACAGAGTATTGACCTGCTCAGCTTGCCTGTAGGGTGTAAATTGCATATTGGTGAAGCTGCCATCGTTGAATTAACGGCGCTGCGTAATCCATGCGTTCAGATTGAGAACTTTCAGAAGGGTATGCTGAAGGAAGTCATCAGCAAGGATGATCAGGGTAAAATTGTTCGTAAGGTTGGTGTAATGGGTGCAGTAACGGCAGGTGGTTCTGTGAATCCGGATGACCTGATTACCGTTGAACTGCCAGATCCACCGCATAAAAATCTCGAGTACATTTGGTAA
- a CDS encoding ABC transporter ATP-binding protein, which yields MQPEISVKSLNKIYEGGFQALKNINLEINRGEIFALLGPNGAGKTTMISIICGITNMSSGEVRAGGHDIVSDYRKARETIGLVPQELNTDSFETVWNAVSFSRGLFGKAPNPAHIEKILRDLSLWDKRKNRIMTLSGGMKRRLMIAKALSHEPRILFLDEPTAGVDVELRRDMWEMVRKLREDGVTIILTTHYIEEAEEMADRIGVIRQGEIILVEDKTQLMSKLGKKELRLQLQNKLDKVPGELTLEPVELSDDGYELIYTFDSQQEQAGVARLLRTLGDIGIDYRDLRTRESSLEEIFVGLVHEQAEG from the coding sequence GTGCAGCCGGAGATTTCCGTAAAAAGCCTCAACAAGATTTACGAGGGCGGGTTCCAGGCCCTCAAAAATATCAACCTGGAAATAAACCGGGGTGAAATATTTGCCCTCCTCGGCCCTAACGGGGCGGGCAAAACCACGATGATCAGCATCATTTGCGGTATCACCAATATGTCTTCCGGTGAGGTCAGGGCCGGTGGTCATGACATCGTTAGCGATTATCGTAAAGCCCGTGAAACCATTGGCCTTGTACCCCAGGAGCTCAATACCGATTCGTTTGAAACCGTATGGAACGCTGTGTCGTTCAGCCGGGGTCTTTTCGGTAAAGCACCTAATCCTGCGCACATTGAAAAGATACTGAGAGACCTGTCGCTCTGGGACAAACGCAAAAACCGCATAATGACCCTCTCCGGCGGTATGAAGCGCCGGTTGATGATTGCCAAAGCTCTCTCTCACGAACCACGGATTCTGTTCCTTGATGAACCTACGGCAGGGGTGGATGTAGAACTCCGGCGCGATATGTGGGAGATGGTTCGTAAACTCCGGGAAGACGGCGTAACCATCATACTGACAACCCACTACATCGAAGAAGCCGAAGAGATGGCCGACCGGATCGGCGTTATTCGCCAGGGCGAGATCATTCTGGTGGAAGACAAAACCCAGCTGATGAGCAAGCTCGGTAAAAAAGAACTCCGCCTGCAGTTGCAGAACAAGCTCGACAAGGTACCTGGCGAACTCACACTTGAGCCCGTGGAGCTTTCAGACGATGGCTACGAGCTGATCTATACGTTTGACTCTCAGCAGGAACAAGCCGGCGTCGCCCGTTTATTGCGCACACTGGGAGATATCGGGATTGATTACCGTGATCTGCGGACCCGGGAAAGTTCCCTGGAAGAGATTTTTGTCGGCCTTGTGCATGAACAAGCTGAAGGCTAA
- a CDS encoding CHAD domain-containing protein, with protein MRYRLSVEGSLKKHLRRLVCSINDDIALALLLACRDPERGVHEARKSCKEMRAVLRLIRPWLGEAEFRYWQDFYRSFSGKLSGNRDAMVRVQTWKSLVAEFPRLQGKAFAGVASFLSAQQPDSADERGRDFYLELALEIGKQSEVPQTWNLPKSLSDLLPNLKTIYRDACEAGKTAKRSNNTDSFHRFRKRSKDLFYCLRVLKPVIDTNLTSMVAGLQEMSEIQGNANDQAVLLAYLREHRKSLGLDDSDWKLVQNRITKKRSELRRQAHKMAKKHLMKSPGVFIKSL; from the coding sequence ATGCGATATCGTCTTAGTGTTGAGGGGAGTCTGAAGAAGCACCTCCGCCGGCTTGTTTGTTCTATTAATGATGATATCGCTCTTGCTCTGTTACTCGCCTGCCGGGATCCGGAAAGAGGGGTTCATGAAGCCCGTAAGAGCTGCAAGGAAATGCGTGCGGTGCTGCGTCTGATCAGGCCCTGGTTGGGTGAGGCTGAATTCAGGTATTGGCAGGATTTTTACCGCTCTTTTTCCGGTAAGCTATCCGGTAATCGCGACGCTATGGTTCGGGTACAAACCTGGAAAAGCCTTGTTGCCGAATTCCCCCGGCTTCAAGGAAAAGCCTTCGCCGGCGTAGCCAGTTTCCTTTCAGCACAGCAGCCAGACTCTGCTGATGAAAGGGGTAGGGATTTTTACCTGGAGCTTGCACTGGAAATAGGCAAGCAGAGCGAAGTACCACAAACCTGGAACCTTCCGAAATCCCTGTCCGATCTGCTTCCGAATCTTAAAACCATATATCGGGATGCCTGTGAAGCCGGGAAAACCGCCAAAAGATCCAACAATACTGATAGCTTCCATCGGTTCAGGAAGCGCTCTAAAGACCTTTTTTATTGCCTGAGAGTTCTGAAACCTGTAATTGATACAAATCTCACATCTATGGTTGCGGGCCTGCAGGAGATGTCTGAGATTCAGGGTAACGCTAATGATCAGGCGGTATTACTGGCATACCTGCGTGAACACAGAAAATCTTTGGGCCTTGACGATTCTGATTGGAAGCTTGTCCAGAACCGGATAACAAAAAAGCGTAGTGAGCTTCGGAGGCAGGCCCATAAAATGGCGAAAAAGCATTTAATGAAATCGCCGGGAGTTTTCATCAAGTCATTATAG